A single window of [Clostridium] hylemonae DSM 15053 DNA harbors:
- the pheS gene encoding phenylalanine--tRNA ligase subunit alpha — MKEKLQSIKEEALRAIEAADMPEKLNDVRVRFLGKKGELTAVLKGMKDVAPEERPKVGQLVNETRAAIEEVMEDTRKKMERAIREEKMKQEVIDVTLPSRKNMAGHRHPNTIALEEVERIFVGMGYEVVEGPEVEYDLYNFEKLNIPADHPAKDEQDTFYINKDIVLRTQTSPVQARVMEQGKLPIRMIAPGRVFRSDEVDATHSPSFHQIEGLVIDKNISFADLKGTLEVFAKELFGAETKTKFRPHHFPFTEPSAEVDVSCFKCGGKGCRFCKGSGWIEILGCGMVHPHVLEMCGIDPETYSGFAFGVGLERIALLKYEIDDMRLLYENDIRFLKQF, encoded by the coding sequence ATGAAAGAGAAATTACAAAGCATCAAAGAAGAAGCGCTGAGAGCGATCGAAGCAGCCGATATGCCGGAGAAGCTGAATGATGTGCGTGTAAGATTCCTTGGAAAGAAAGGGGAGCTTACCGCTGTGCTGAAGGGGATGAAGGATGTTGCCCCGGAAGAGAGGCCGAAGGTGGGGCAGCTTGTGAATGAGACAAGAGCAGCCATCGAAGAAGTGATGGAAGACACCCGGAAGAAGATGGAGAGAGCCATCCGGGAAGAGAAGATGAAGCAGGAAGTGATCGACGTTACACTGCCGTCGAGAAAGAATATGGCCGGACACCGGCATCCGAATACGATCGCGCTGGAAGAGGTGGAGAGAATCTTCGTAGGCATGGGATATGAAGTAGTAGAAGGACCGGAAGTGGAATACGACCTGTACAACTTTGAAAAACTGAACATTCCTGCCGACCATCCGGCAAAGGATGAGCAGGATACATTCTATATAAATAAAGACATTGTGCTGCGGACGCAGACGTCGCCTGTCCAGGCGCGTGTCATGGAGCAGGGTAAGCTTCCGATACGGATGATCGCGCCGGGACGTGTTTTCCGTTCCGATGAAGTGGATGCGACACATTCTCCTTCTTTCCACCAGATCGAAGGGCTTGTCATTGACAAAAATATTTCCTTTGCAGATTTAAAGGGAACATTGGAGGTATTTGCAAAAGAACTGTTCGGAGCAGAGACAAAAACGAAATTCCGTCCGCATCATTTCCCATTCACAGAGCCAAGCGCGGAAGTGGATGTGTCATGCTTTAAGTGCGGAGGAAAGGGATGCCGCTTCTGCAAAGGCTCCGGCTGGATCGAGATCCTCGGCTGCGGTATGGTACATCCGCATGTGCTTGAAATGTGCGGCATCGATCCGGAAACTTACAGCGGATTTGCCTTTGGAGTAGGGCTGGAGCGGATCGCTCTGCTGAAATATGAGATAGACGACATGAGATTGCTGTACGAAAATGATATAAGATTTTTAAAGCAGTTTTAA
- a CDS encoding GntR family transcriptional regulator, translating into MNVKKTLAEHVYGELKEQIVSGRLKYGDRLPSMNSLCVFYNVGIRTVKDVMRRLKEEGYIRTEERKAAAVIYKAAPEDSGIHSVLQRKTSILAVHETIYILIPLLLSFSASLFDEEELRQMTRRITTLRRRHPKASEQACRNCIYTMLERSHNLLFRDLFSSLETYARLPFFQDHGRFLELVQEYNEFDSTAWVMDSIPSRDAHEITRRFRLMFKAVSSAIRRYLDEMHIRYGDVLEETSVEYAWAAERGRDHYYTQIVRDLINKIGTGFYKEGAFLPSEAALARQYKVSVSTVRRALSMLGELGFSKTLNGKGTVVFLQSDSSTFQCMKNKTYRRDTMLYLSGVQLMAIAVHPAALLAFDHIDRQTIQKLRQRTSRTGSIPLADLTRCVIDNQTLKPMKTILQELEKLMNWGYYFSFFSEGPSHADLLTKYSLTALEHLAGGRKDAFASSLSECYCHILSFVRDFMSRCGLPEAAGLLTPGIVSI; encoded by the coding sequence ATGAATGTGAAGAAGACTTTAGCAGAACATGTCTACGGGGAACTGAAGGAGCAGATCGTGAGCGGACGTCTGAAATATGGAGACAGACTCCCGTCCATGAACAGTCTGTGCGTTTTTTACAATGTAGGGATACGCACGGTAAAAGATGTCATGCGCAGACTGAAGGAAGAAGGTTATATACGCACAGAAGAACGAAAAGCCGCTGCCGTTATTTATAAGGCCGCTCCAGAAGATTCCGGGATCCATTCCGTACTGCAGCGAAAAACTTCCATTCTCGCTGTACATGAAACGATCTATATACTGATTCCTCTGCTGTTGTCGTTTTCCGCCAGTCTCTTTGATGAAGAAGAATTGAGGCAGATGACGCGCCGCATCACGACATTGAGGCGGAGACATCCAAAAGCTTCGGAACAGGCCTGCCGGAACTGCATCTACACTATGCTGGAACGCTCACACAATCTGCTGTTCCGAGATCTGTTCTCCAGCCTGGAGACGTACGCCAGGCTGCCCTTCTTCCAGGATCACGGCCGCTTTCTGGAACTTGTACAGGAATATAATGAATTTGACAGTACCGCCTGGGTGATGGACTCTATACCTTCCAGAGATGCCCATGAAATAACCCGCCGCTTCCGGCTTATGTTCAAGGCTGTATCCTCGGCCATCCGCCGTTATCTCGATGAGATGCACATCCGATACGGTGATGTTTTGGAGGAGACATCTGTTGAATACGCGTGGGCAGCAGAACGAGGACGGGACCATTACTATACACAGATAGTCCGGGACTTAATTAATAAGATAGGTACCGGATTTTATAAAGAAGGTGCTTTTCTGCCGTCTGAGGCAGCCCTGGCCCGTCAGTACAAGGTGAGTGTCTCCACTGTGCGCAGAGCACTGTCCATGCTCGGTGAACTCGGCTTCTCGAAGACATTAAACGGCAAGGGTACCGTCGTATTTCTCCAGAGTGACAGCTCAACTTTTCAATGTATGAAAAACAAAACATACAGAAGAGATACCATGTTATATCTGAGCGGTGTACAGCTTATGGCCATTGCTGTCCATCCGGCAGCCCTTCTCGCATTTGACCACATCGACAGACAGACGATACAAAAGCTCCGGCAGCGTACTTCCCGGACCGGCTCCATACCACTAGCGGACCTCACACGCTGCGTCATAGACAACCAGACGCTCAAGCCGATGAAGACCATTCTGCAGGAGCTGGAGAAACTCATGAACTGGGGCTATTACTTCTCCTTCTTCAGCGAAGGACCTTCACATGCCGATCTGCTTACGAAATACAGTCTGACAGCGCTGGAGCATCTGGCCGGCGGCAGGAAAGACGCGTTTGCCTCCTCGCTGTCCGAATGTTACTGCCATATCCTCTCTTTTGTCCGGGATTTCATGTCACGATGCGGGCTGCCCGAAGCCGCCGGCCTCCTTACCCCCGGCATTGTCAGCATATGA
- a CDS encoding xanthine phosphoribosyltransferase gives MQLLKERIVKDGTVKPGNVLKVDSFLNHQMDIDLINEIGKEFRRRFPSDKITKILTIEASGIGIACIAAQYFHVPVVFAKKAQSINIDGEVYHTKVESFTHKKVYDVILSKKFLDADDHVLVIDDFLANGCALMGLLDIIKEAGATIEGAGIVVEKGFQQGGQIIRQNGIHLESLAIIETMTDTSLTFRE, from the coding sequence ATGCAGCTTTTAAAAGAACGAATCGTGAAAGACGGAACGGTAAAGCCGGGAAATGTACTAAAGGTGGACAGTTTTCTCAATCACCAGATGGATATCGACTTGATCAACGAGATAGGAAAGGAATTCCGCAGGAGATTTCCAAGTGACAAGATCACAAAGATTCTGACCATCGAGGCATCCGGTATCGGAATTGCCTGCATTGCAGCACAGTATTTCCACGTACCAGTAGTATTTGCCAAAAAAGCGCAAAGTATTAATATTGACGGGGAAGTCTACCATACAAAGGTGGAATCTTTCACGCACAAAAAAGTATACGATGTCATCCTCTCGAAAAAATTCCTGGATGCAGATGACCATGTCCTTGTCATCGATGATTTTCTCGCAAACGGCTGTGCGCTCATGGGTCTTCTTGACATCATCAAAGAGGCCGGCGCGACCATCGAAGGAGCCGGCATCGTTGTGGAGAAAGGATTCCAGCAGGGCGGCCAGATCATCCGCCAGAATGGTATTCATCTGGAATCCCTTGCAATTATTGAGACAATGACCGATACATCACTCACCTTCCGGGAATAG
- a CDS encoding YihY/virulence factor BrkB family protein, with protein sequence MKSYRKLYKKGKEISQEVTDDHVGAYAAQSAFFFMLCLIPIILLLITMVQYTPVTKADVMTAVIRVFPSSVDSLITSIVNQVYNQSSGIIPVTVIVALWSAGKGVLAMTGGLNCVYNCRETRNYLVLRIRATLYTVMFILVIIFLLVLSVFGNTLNIFIAEHIPILSGLADWLIRTRVYIMPVVLVVFSLLIYKFLPNRKDSLKKQIPGAVFAAIGWMIVSWIFSVYVDIFKGFSDMYGSLTTIVLIMLWMYFCMYSILLGGEINILMYDKILTGSSGKKARS encoded by the coding sequence ATGAAAAGTTACAGAAAATTATACAAAAAAGGGAAAGAGATATCACAGGAAGTCACGGACGATCACGTGGGGGCATATGCGGCGCAGTCTGCCTTCTTTTTTATGTTGTGCCTTATCCCCATCATTCTTCTTTTGATAACAATGGTACAGTATACGCCGGTGACGAAGGCGGACGTGATGACCGCAGTCATACGGGTATTTCCGTCTTCTGTGGATTCTCTCATCACATCCATAGTAAACCAGGTGTATAATCAGTCGTCAGGGATCATTCCCGTTACGGTCATTGTGGCCCTCTGGTCCGCGGGGAAGGGTGTACTGGCCATGACAGGGGGACTGAACTGTGTATACAACTGCCGTGAGACGAGAAATTATTTAGTTCTGCGCATACGCGCGACCTTGTATACCGTAATGTTTATCCTTGTGATCATTTTTCTGCTTGTGCTGTCCGTGTTTGGCAACACACTCAATATCTTTATCGCAGAGCACATACCGATCCTGTCCGGACTTGCAGACTGGCTGATCAGAACGCGTGTGTATATCATGCCGGTCGTGCTCGTGGTATTCTCGCTTCTGATATACAAGTTTCTTCCGAACCGGAAAGATTCATTGAAGAAGCAGATACCGGGCGCTGTTTTTGCGGCCATCGGGTGGATGATCGTATCATGGATATTCTCCGTGTACGTCGATATTTTTAAAGGTTTTTCGGATATGTACGGCAGCTTGACGACGATCGTGCTTATCATGCTCTGGATGTATTTCTGTATGTACAGTATACTGCTCGGCGGGGAGATCAACATACTCATGTATGACAAGATATTGACCGGTTCGTCCGGAAAGAAAGCAAGATCTTAA
- a CDS encoding EAL domain-containing protein, giving the protein MWKRRWIVLSVIVIFIIAVMVFKTLDLKKTLERSMEGYASDVSDQLTGGISSQFASSLTAASLLADHASEYQDSQELADTLMKETEKTEFDSYAVIFSDGTAIYGDGAAEDLKTMPAIQDSFGKGPSVDCVEGQNLLFSVPLCRDGTVNGVFVGVRRKENMQALIQSESFAGKGLNCIVDSEGTVVISPTDVKPFLQLDDIFRSDTEDRSDITKMRDDWAAGRPGVYSFTAVDKSRLIMSYCPLGVNGWMLLTLVPADLLSQETDTYVFHTFFCLAGIILACGLFLAMVLRFYRVGRREMEKAAFTDPLTGGMNEAAFRMKYRSLAEKAPACTHAVIFLNIKNFKMMNENFGMKTGNDILIHIYKKIMENIREGETDARAGADHFFICMRENREDVIQSRVTRMTEAMNAFNEHAAIEYHLSAQWGVCVVDEPDLNIAVIQDRARIACRQYDGNSACCFYTPAMTQKIREEHELNALFDGSVENHDFQIYMQPKVRLSDGRPGGAEVLVRWFHPQKGRILPSEFIPLFEKSDNICRLDLYVFEEMCIFLYRCMQDNRELLPVSVNLSRVHFKNLNFLSEFVALKEKYRIPDGIIEIELTESILFDEQQRELVKETIVKMHEQGFLCSLDDFGVGFSSLALLKDFDIDTIKLDREFFMDITNSKARSIITGFIRLAKDMGIHVVAEGIETQEQIDFLKEADCELVQGYYYSKPLTVVKFEEWTASPRRLFPEGE; this is encoded by the coding sequence ATGTGGAAAAGGCGTTGGATCGTCTTGTCAGTTATCGTGATATTTATTATCGCGGTCATGGTCTTTAAGACTTTGGACTTAAAGAAGACGCTCGAACGAAGTATGGAAGGTTATGCCTCCGATGTCTCCGATCAGCTGACAGGCGGTATATCGTCGCAGTTTGCGTCATCTTTGACGGCAGCGTCTCTTCTGGCAGATCACGCTTCTGAGTACCAGGACAGCCAGGAGCTGGCTGATACTTTAATGAAGGAGACAGAGAAAACAGAATTTGATTCTTATGCTGTGATCTTCAGTGACGGTACAGCGATCTACGGAGACGGTGCGGCAGAAGACTTAAAGACTATGCCGGCGATTCAGGATTCTTTTGGAAAGGGGCCTTCGGTGGACTGTGTGGAAGGACAGAATCTGCTTTTTTCTGTTCCGCTGTGCAGAGACGGTACGGTCAACGGAGTTTTTGTTGGAGTGCGCAGAAAGGAGAATATGCAGGCGCTCATTCAGTCGGAGAGTTTTGCCGGCAAAGGGCTGAATTGTATTGTGGACAGTGAAGGGACCGTTGTGATCTCACCGACAGATGTAAAGCCGTTTCTGCAGCTGGATGATATCTTTCGGTCTGATACAGAAGACCGCAGTGACATCACAAAGATGAGAGATGACTGGGCAGCAGGACGTCCGGGGGTATATTCCTTTACAGCGGTTGACAAGAGCAGGCTTATTATGTCGTACTGTCCTCTGGGAGTCAACGGCTGGATGCTGCTCACCCTTGTTCCGGCTGATCTGCTTTCGCAGGAGACAGATACATATGTATTTCACACATTTTTCTGTCTGGCGGGCATCATACTGGCGTGCGGTCTGTTTCTTGCCATGGTGCTGCGCTTCTACAGAGTGGGCAGAAGAGAAATGGAAAAAGCTGCTTTCACAGATCCGCTTACCGGTGGAATGAATGAGGCCGCCTTTCGGATGAAATATAGATCTCTGGCAGAGAAAGCGCCGGCATGTACGCATGCGGTCATATTTTTAAATATAAAAAACTTCAAGATGATGAATGAGAATTTCGGAATGAAAACAGGGAATGACATTCTGATACATATTTATAAAAAGATCATGGAAAATATCCGTGAAGGAGAGACAGATGCCAGGGCCGGAGCCGATCATTTCTTTATCTGTATGCGGGAGAACAGGGAGGATGTCATTCAGTCGAGAGTGACCCGGATGACGGAGGCGATGAATGCCTTCAATGAACATGCTGCTATAGAATATCATCTGTCGGCGCAGTGGGGAGTCTGCGTTGTTGATGAGCCGGACTTAAATATTGCGGTTATTCAGGACAGGGCAAGAATCGCTTGCAGACAGTATGATGGAAACAGCGCGTGCTGTTTTTACACTCCGGCTATGACGCAGAAGATAAGGGAAGAGCATGAGCTGAATGCTCTGTTTGACGGTTCTGTCGAAAATCATGATTTTCAAATATACATGCAGCCTAAGGTGAGGCTTTCCGACGGCAGGCCCGGCGGGGCAGAGGTGCTCGTGAGATGGTTCCACCCGCAGAAGGGAAGGATACTGCCTTCGGAATTTATCCCTCTGTTTGAAAAGAGTGACAATATATGCAGACTTGACCTGTACGTTTTTGAGGAAATGTGCATTTTTCTGTACAGATGCATGCAGGATAACAGAGAGCTTCTGCCGGTATCTGTAAATCTTTCGAGAGTACACTTTAAAAATCTTAATTTTCTCAGTGAGTTTGTGGCGCTGAAAGAGAAATACAGAATACCGGACGGAATAATCGAGATCGAGCTGACAGAGTCTATATTATTCGACGAACAGCAGAGAGAGCTCGTAAAGGAGACAATAGTGAAGATGCATGAACAAGGTTTCTTATGTTCGCTCGATGATTTTGGCGTCGGATTTTCCTCTCTGGCGCTGCTTAAGGATTTTGATATCGACACGATAAAGCTGGACAGGGAGTTTTTCATGGATATCACAAACAGCAAAGCCCGCAGCATCATCACCGGATTCATCCGGCTTGCCAAAGATATGGGGATCCATGTTGTAGCTGAAGGAATAGAGACGCAGGAGCAGATTGATTTTCTTAAGGAAGCTGACTGTGAGCTCGTGCAGGGTTACTACTATTCAAAGCCGCTTACTGTCGTGAAATTTGAAGAATGGACAGCGTCGCCGCGCCGGCTATTCCCGGAAGGTGAGTGA